The Iamia majanohamensis genome window below encodes:
- a CDS encoding nucleoside hydrolase, protein MTRRLVLDTDGGVDDCVALWWALGRADVEVVALIATWGNTARDDAADNLRRILHATGHSDVPVVRGAEGPSGPAPLEDRAAHVHGDDGLGGHAGGWPTGPVAASDEAVATVLGRLVADHPAALDLVTTGPLTSLAGALAADPALASGFRSVTVMGGSVLAGGNALPAAEANVAHDPQAAATVVSTHWSTAQPPLLVGLDVTMGALLEEDVELAAAQASTTAAGRFLAGPLEGYLAFYDSVRQTPPGHLPCHDLLAVMAAAGEPVITATETWPLAVDTGGGAAWGMTVADRRPVPESTLGTFVPWRVALGVDPAPFRQAVRDLF, encoded by the coding sequence TGGGCGCTGGGCCGGGCCGACGTCGAGGTGGTGGCCCTCATCGCCACCTGGGGCAACACTGCGCGCGACGACGCGGCCGACAACCTGCGCCGCATCCTCCACGCCACCGGCCACTCGGACGTGCCCGTGGTGCGGGGGGCGGAGGGGCCCTCGGGGCCGGCCCCGCTCGAGGACCGGGCCGCCCACGTCCACGGCGACGACGGCCTCGGCGGGCACGCCGGGGGCTGGCCCACGGGCCCCGTGGCCGCGAGCGACGAGGCGGTGGCCACCGTGCTGGGGCGCCTGGTGGCCGACCACCCCGCCGCCCTCGACCTGGTGACGACGGGACCTCTCACCTCCCTCGCCGGCGCCCTGGCCGCCGACCCGGCCCTGGCCTCCGGCTTCCGCTCGGTGACGGTGATGGGCGGCTCGGTCCTGGCCGGCGGCAACGCCCTCCCCGCGGCCGAGGCCAACGTGGCCCACGACCCCCAGGCCGCGGCGACGGTGGTGTCCACCCACTGGTCGACGGCGCAGCCGCCGCTGCTGGTCGGCCTCGACGTCACCATGGGCGCCCTCCTGGAGGAGGACGTCGAGCTGGCCGCGGCGCAGGCGTCGACCACGGCTGCGGGCCGCTTCCTCGCCGGACCCCTGGAGGGGTACCTCGCGTTCTACGACTCGGTGCGCCAGACGCCCCCCGGCCACCTCCCCTGCCACGACCTCCTCGCGGTGATGGCGGCGGCCGGCGAGCCGGTGATCACCGCCACCGAGACCTGGCCCCTCGCCGTCGACACCGGCGGCGGGGCGGCGTGGGGCATGACCGTCGCCGACCGCCGCCCCGTCCCCGAGTCGACCCTCGGCACCTTCGTCCCCTGGCGGGTCGCCCTCGGGGTCGACCCCGCCCCCTTCCGCCAGGCCGTCCGCGACCTCTTCTGA
- the add gene encoding adenosine deaminase has product MRDLRRLPKAHLHLHLEGAMRPSTLADLAAAAGVPVPPVRGYGSFTAFADMYVAACDVIRSEADLRRLVDEVVADAADDGAAWVEPALYVPRHRCRLGSDDHILEVVLDELAQAGARHGVGTGLVVAADRTVDPDEAVEQAHLAARHARSGVVGLGLANDEVGFPPDGFVEAYAVAREAGLLSVPHAGELEGPASVWGALTALGADRVQHGVRAVEDPALVELLADRGTCLDVCPTSNLLLAVVPSLAEHPLPALLAAGVRCSLNADDPLLFGPGLLAEYEVVRAEMDLDDEALAAVARTSIDASGAPDALKGKAAAGIDAWLASPAAAAS; this is encoded by the coding sequence CCCGAAGGCCCACCTCCACCTGCACCTGGAGGGGGCCATGCGGCCCTCGACCCTCGCCGACCTGGCCGCCGCCGCCGGGGTCCCCGTGCCCCCCGTGCGGGGCTACGGGTCCTTCACCGCCTTCGCCGACATGTACGTGGCCGCCTGCGACGTCATCCGGTCCGAGGCCGACCTCCGCCGCCTGGTCGACGAGGTGGTGGCCGACGCGGCCGACGACGGCGCGGCGTGGGTGGAGCCCGCGCTCTACGTGCCCCGCCACCGCTGCCGACTGGGCTCCGACGACCACATCCTGGAGGTCGTGCTCGACGAGCTGGCCCAGGCCGGGGCCCGCCACGGCGTCGGCACCGGCCTCGTCGTGGCCGCCGACCGGACCGTCGACCCCGACGAGGCGGTGGAGCAGGCCCACCTGGCCGCCCGCCACGCCCGCTCCGGCGTGGTCGGCCTCGGGTTGGCCAACGACGAGGTCGGGTTCCCGCCCGACGGCTTCGTGGAGGCCTACGCGGTGGCCCGCGAGGCCGGCCTGCTGAGCGTGCCCCACGCCGGCGAGCTCGAGGGACCGGCCAGCGTGTGGGGCGCGCTCACCGCCCTGGGGGCCGACCGGGTGCAGCACGGCGTGCGGGCGGTGGAGGACCCGGCGCTGGTGGAGCTGCTGGCCGACCGGGGTACCTGCCTCGACGTGTGCCCCACCTCCAACCTGCTGCTGGCGGTGGTGCCGTCGCTCGCAGAGCACCCGCTCCCTGCCCTTCTCGCGGCCGGCGTCCGCTGCTCGCTCAACGCCGACGACCCGCTCCTGTTCGGGCCCGGCCTGCTGGCCGAGTACGAGGTGGTGCGGGCCGAGATGGACCTGGACGACGAGGCCCTGGCGGCCGTGGCCCGCACCTCGATCGACGCCAGCGGCGCCCCGGACGCCCTGAAGGGCAAGGCCGCGGCGGGCATCGACGCCTGGCTCGCGTCCCCGGCGGCGGCCGCCTCCTGA